A genome region from Manduca sexta isolate Smith_Timp_Sample1 unplaced genomic scaffold, JHU_Msex_v1.0 HiC_scaffold_60, whole genome shotgun sequence includes the following:
- the LOC115444550 gene encoding tubulin beta-1 chain, with the protein MREIVHIQAGQCGNQIGAKFWEIISDEHGIDPTGAYHGDSDLQLERINVYYNEASGGKYVPRAILVDLEPGTMDSVRSGPFGQIFRPDNFVFGQSGAGNNWAKGHYTEGAELVDSVLDVVRKEAESCDCLQGFQLTHSLGGGTGSGMGTLLISKIREEYPDRIMNTYSVVPSPKVSDTVVEPYNATLSVHQLVENTDETYCIDNEALYDICFRTLKLSTPTYGDLNHLVSLTMSGVTTCLRFPGQLNADLRKLAVNMVPFPRLHFFMPGFAPLTSRGSQQYRALTVPELTQQMFDAKNMMAACDPRHGRYLTVAAIFRGRMSMKEVDEQMLNIQNKNSSYFVEWIPNNVKTAVCDIPPRGLKMAATFIGNSTAIQELFKRISEQFTAMFRRKAFLHWYTGEGMDEMEFTEAESNMNDLVSEYQQYQEATADEDAEFDEEQEQEIEDN; encoded by the coding sequence TTCTGGGAGATCATCTCTGACGAGCATGGCATCGACCCCACCGGCGCCTACCATGGCGACTCGGACCTGCAGCTGGAGCGCATCAACGTGTACTACAATGAGGCCTCCGGCGGCAAGTACGTGCCGCGCGCCATCCTCGTGGACCTCGAGCCCGGCACCATGGACTCTGTCCGCTCCGGACCTTTCGGACAGATCTTCCGCCCGGACAACTTCGTCTTCGGACAGTCCGGCGCCGGTAACAACTGGGCCAAGGGACACTACACAGAGGGCGCCGAGCTTGTCGACTCGGTCTTAGACGTCGTACGTAAGGAAGCAGAATCATGCGACTGCCTCCAGGGATTCCAACTCACACACTCGCTCGGCGGCGGTACCGGTTCCGGAATGGGCACCCTCCTTATCTCCAAAATCAGGGAAGAATACCCCGACAGAATTATGAACACATATTCAGTTGTACCATCACCCAAAGTGTCTGATACAGTAGTAGAACCTTACAATGCAACACTGTCAGTCCACCAACTCGTAGAAAACACCGACGAAACCTACTGTATCGACAATGAGGCTCTCTATGACATCTGCTTCCGCACGCTCAAACTTTCCACACCTACATATGGCGACCTTAACCACCTGGTGTCGCTCACAATGTCCGGCGTGACCACCTGCCTCAGGTTCCCCGGTCAGCTGAATGCGGATCTCCGCAAGCTGGCGGTGAACATGGTGCCCTTCCCGCGTCTGCACTTCTTCATGCCGGGCTTCGCTCCGCTCACGTCGCGCGGCAGCCAGCAGTACCGCGCCCTCACCGTGCCCGAACTCACCCAGCAGATGTTCGACGCTAAGAACATGATGGCGGCGTGCGACCCGCGTCACGGCCGCTACCTCACCGTCGCCGCCATCTTCCGTGGTCGCATGTCCATGAAGGAGGTCGACGAGCAGATGCTCAACATCCAGAACAAGAACTCGTCGTACTTCGTTGAATGGATCCCCAACAACGTGAAGACCGCCGTGTGCGACATCCCGCCCCGTGGTCTCAAGATGGCGGCCACTTTCATCGGCAACTCCACCGCTATCCAGGAGCTGTTCAAGCGCATCTCTGAACAGTTCACCGCTATGTTCAGGCGCAAGGCTTTCTTGCATTGGTACACCGGCGAGGGCATGGACGAGATGGAGTTCACCGAGGCCGAAAGCAACATGAACGACCTGGTGTCCGAGTACCAACAGTACCAGGAGGCCACCGCCGACGAGGACGCAGAGTTCGACGAAGAGCAAGAGCAGGAGATCGAGGACAACTAG